Proteins encoded by one window of Sediminicoccus rosea:
- a CDS encoding pyridoxal phosphate-dependent aminotransferase, protein MAGALLRNRYFDELSATPGLAWMGQNTNHIPAHPAVLAAMHAAVDGLEFNAYAPPLGFEALRAAIIADLGLPGAEALVTEGGVNALALVCRARCRSGTTFVTTDPTWKWPCLFARQAGAEVIEIPIYDPACAYRLTPEALRAAVDARTAIIYIVDPNNPLGICYTREEIAAFAAIAGEVGALLVHDCTYRDFADGHHPALLEAPEHAVVSLSFSKWLGLAGLRIGALVAPAALLEEFADQATGVLGASVIAQRAALAGLAVKPEWMEGVRATTRANNAMIHTAACAIPGFSVPVWPSHGNFLVVETEAAQIRPEALVEAARREGIMIRQGSYHTARFGHRFVKISTSVPGEWVEKLADRLPALVETARSLNDITPQF, encoded by the coding sequence ATGGCCGGCGCGCTTCTCCGAAACCGCTATTTCGACGAACTCAGCGCCACGCCGGGCCTCGCCTGGATGGGGCAGAACACCAACCACATCCCGGCCCATCCGGCCGTGCTCGCGGCGATGCATGCGGCCGTGGATGGGCTGGAGTTCAACGCCTATGCGCCGCCGCTCGGCTTCGAGGCGCTGCGCGCGGCCATCATCGCCGATCTCGGGTTGCCGGGGGCCGAGGCGCTGGTGACCGAGGGCGGGGTGAATGCCCTGGCGCTGGTCTGCCGCGCGCGGTGCAGGTCCGGCACCACCTTCGTCACCACCGACCCCACCTGGAAATGGCCCTGCCTCTTCGCCCGCCAGGCCGGCGCGGAGGTGATCGAAATCCCGATCTACGACCCCGCCTGCGCCTATCGGTTGACACCCGAGGCGCTGCGCGCCGCCGTGGATGCACGCACGGCGATCATCTACATCGTGGACCCGAACAACCCGCTCGGCATCTGTTACACGCGGGAGGAGATCGCGGCCTTCGCTGCTATCGCGGGCGAGGTCGGTGCCCTCCTGGTACATGACTGCACCTATCGCGACTTCGCCGATGGGCACCATCCCGCGCTGCTCGAAGCGCCGGAGCATGCGGTGGTTTCGCTCTCCTTCTCCAAATGGTTGGGCTTGGCAGGCTTGCGCATCGGCGCGCTGGTGGCGCCCGCTGCCCTGCTGGAGGAATTCGCGGACCAGGCAACGGGCGTGCTGGGGGCGAGCGTGATCGCGCAGCGCGCGGCACTCGCCGGCCTCGCCGTGAAGCCCGAATGGATGGAAGGCGTGCGCGCCACGACGCGCGCCAACAACGCCATGATCCACACGGCCGCCTGCGCCATTCCGGGCTTTTCCGTCCCCGTCTGGCCGAGCCACGGCAATTTCCTGGTGGTGGAGACCGAAGCGGCGCAGATCCGCCCCGAGGCGCTGGTGGAAGCCGCCCGGCGCGAGGGCATCATGATCCGTCAGGGCAGCTATCACACGGCGCGCTTCGGGCATCGCTTCGTGAAGATCAGCACCTCCGTGCCCGGCGAATGGGTCGAGAAACTGGCCGATCGCCTGCCCGCCTTGGTCGAGACGGCGCGCAGCCTGAACGACATCACGCCGCAATTCTGA
- a CDS encoding SDR family oxidoreductase: MQLDLAGKTALITGASKGIGLACAEVLAEEGCHLHLAARNGAALTEAAERLRAQHQIRVTTHALDLSTTAAMEQLADAAQDATILINNAGDIPAGPLDQVTDAALRNGFDLKVFGYITLTRLFYPRMKGREGVIINVIGNSGENWDASYFAGSTGNAALMSFSKAIGGRSLDDGIRVVGINPGPVATDRMIKIMKMKARDMLGDETRWEELFAKYPGKRPATARETADLCAFMASPRAGYITGTVVTIDGGISARGSVI, translated from the coding sequence TTGCAGCTTGATCTCGCGGGAAAGACCGCCCTCATCACCGGGGCTTCCAAGGGCATCGGCCTCGCCTGTGCCGAGGTCCTGGCCGAGGAGGGCTGCCACCTCCACCTCGCCGCCCGCAACGGAGCGGCGCTCACCGAGGCGGCCGAACGCCTGCGCGCCCAGCACCAGATCCGCGTCACCACCCATGCGTTGGACCTCTCCACCACAGCCGCCATGGAACAGCTGGCCGACGCCGCGCAGGACGCCACCATCCTGATCAACAATGCGGGCGACATCCCCGCCGGGCCGCTGGACCAGGTGACCGACGCCGCGCTGCGGAACGGCTTCGACCTGAAGGTCTTCGGCTACATCACCCTCACCCGGCTCTTCTATCCACGGATGAAGGGGCGCGAGGGTGTCATCATCAACGTCATCGGCAATTCCGGCGAAAACTGGGATGCCAGCTATTTCGCGGGTTCCACCGGCAATGCGGCGCTGATGTCCTTCAGCAAGGCAATCGGTGGCCGCAGCCTGGATGACGGCATTCGCGTGGTCGGCATCAATCCCGGCCCGGTCGCGACCGACCGCATGATCAAGATCATGAAGATGAAGGCGCGCGACATGCTGGGCGATGAAACCCGCTGGGAGGAGCTCTTCGCCAAATACCCCGGCAAGCGCCCCGCCACGGCGCGCGAGACGGCCGATCTCTGCGCCTTCATGGCCTCACCCCGCGCGGGCTACATCACCGGCACGGTTGTCACCATTGATGGCGGCATCTCGGCCCGCGGCTCGGTCATCTGA
- a CDS encoding ABC transporter permease: MNATSAVRGAVGALLILAIWETLARGLSLPAYTLPAVSQILAAVAEHRKVLQAAALVTGFEALTGYVIGALAGIGMATLLILARPLRAGALPLLLAINSVPVVAWSPLVLLWFGMGVASKIVMVALAVGFTVFLSALAGFDRVDRRSVDLMRSFGAGRFGIFWRLRLPAALPLIAAGLRVATVRSLIVAIVTEMLGAYGGLGWIIYQSVTLIDFVQVWAAILVASALSLAFFGLVGALERRLIFWR, translated from the coding sequence GTGAATGCCACCTCCGCCGTACGCGGCGCCGTGGGCGCGTTGCTGATCCTGGCGATCTGGGAGACGCTGGCGCGCGGCCTCTCGCTACCCGCCTATACGCTTCCGGCGGTAAGCCAGATCCTCGCCGCCGTGGCTGAGCACCGCAAGGTGCTGCAGGCGGCGGCGCTGGTCACGGGCTTCGAAGCGTTGACCGGCTACGTCATCGGCGCGCTGGCCGGCATCGGCATGGCCACGCTGCTGATCCTCGCGCGGCCCTTGCGCGCGGGCGCGCTGCCCTTGCTGCTCGCCATCAACTCGGTGCCGGTGGTCGCATGGTCGCCGCTCGTGCTGCTGTGGTTCGGGATGGGCGTCGCGTCCAAGATCGTCATGGTGGCGCTGGCGGTGGGCTTCACCGTCTTCCTCAGCGCGCTTGCAGGGTTTGATCGGGTGGACCGGCGCAGCGTAGATCTGATGCGCAGCTTCGGTGCCGGGCGCTTCGGCATCTTCTGGCGGCTGCGCCTGCCGGCCGCGCTGCCGCTGATTGCGGCGGGGCTGCGCGTCGCCACCGTGCGCAGCCTGATCGTGGCGATCGTCACGGAAATGCTGGGCGCCTATGGGGGGCTCGGCTGGATCATCTACCAATCCGTCACGCTGATTGATTTCGTGCAGGTCTGGGCCGCCATCCTCGTCGCCTCCGCGCTTTCCCTGGCCTTTTTCGGCCTGGTCGGCGCGCTGGAGCGGCGGCTGATCTTCTGGCGGTGA
- a CDS encoding GntR family transcriptional regulator, which yields MPGAGTLANALHRRLRDEIASGRLEPGARLDEQDIADSNGCSRTPVREAFRLLAAERLVELRGRQGAVVRSISAQTLIEMFQVMGELEGLCARLAARRSTPAQNAALQAIHTRLVEAAPAPADVFYDINEEFHEAIYEAAHNAFLAEETRRLRNRVAAYRRRVTHMPTRVEDTLREHAEIMAAILARDPEAAHRSMRAHLTLLGENLLDLIAGLD from the coding sequence GTGCCGGGAGCAGGCACCCTGGCCAATGCCCTGCATCGCCGCCTGCGCGACGAAATCGCGAGCGGCCGGCTGGAGCCCGGTGCACGGCTGGATGAGCAGGACATCGCCGACAGCAACGGCTGCTCCCGCACCCCGGTGCGCGAGGCCTTCCGCCTGCTGGCCGCCGAGCGCCTGGTCGAACTGCGCGGCCGGCAGGGCGCTGTGGTGCGCAGCATCTCCGCCCAGACGCTGATCGAGATGTTCCAGGTGATGGGCGAGCTCGAGGGCCTCTGTGCGCGCCTTGCAGCCCGCCGCAGCACGCCGGCCCAGAACGCGGCCCTGCAGGCCATCCACACCCGCCTCGTGGAGGCCGCGCCCGCCCCCGCCGATGTCTTCTACGACATCAACGAGGAGTTCCACGAAGCCATCTACGAGGCCGCGCACAACGCCTTCCTGGCCGAGGAAACCCGCCGCCTGCGCAACCGCGTGGCGGCCTATCGCCGCCGCGTTACCCATATGCCGACCCGCGTGGAGGACACGCTGCGCGAACATGCCGAGATCATGGCAGCCATCCTGGCCCGTGATCCGGAGGCAGCGCATCGCAGCATGCGCGCCCATCTCACCCTGCTCGGCGAGAACCTGCTGGACCTGATCGCGGGTCTCGACTGA
- a CDS encoding LLM class flavin-dependent oxidoreductase, with protein sequence MRQMHLGLFLLGTGSHVAGWRMPGAVTSFQDFHAIQQMAATAERGCFDLIFMGDNLYADPGAHPSYTLRLEPLTMLAALAMTTKHIGLGATVATTYSDPWSVARAFASLDHISGGRAAWNAVTGSSAQAAPNFGRTHPNHAERYAIAAEFVDVVRGLWDGWEDDALVADRASGLYLDPAKLHPLNHEGVHFSVKGPLNIGRAPQGRPVILQAGGSEAGLDLAARTADVVFAVVQDFEEARGQYRALKSRLPAYGRRPADVAVLPGVMPIVGRTEREALDKLAQLQGFISPGNALQLLQDRLGIDLSGQDMDAPLGDLPLHDGGHGFARTLLNKARRDNLTLRDVYNLLGAARGHWVLCGAAEKVADTLQQWFEGGAADGFNVMPSHFPGGMDDFVNLVVPILQERGLFRTHYEGRTLRDLLGLDRPERLGGRKPA encoded by the coding sequence ATGCGTCAGATGCATCTGGGCCTGTTCCTGCTCGGCACCGGCAGCCATGTGGCGGGCTGGCGCATGCCGGGCGCGGTGACGAGCTTCCAGGACTTCCATGCCATCCAGCAGATGGCGGCGACGGCCGAGCGCGGCTGCTTCGACCTCATCTTCATGGGTGACAATCTCTACGCCGACCCCGGCGCACACCCTTCCTACACGCTGCGCCTGGAGCCGCTGACCATGCTGGCGGCGCTCGCGATGACGACCAAGCATATCGGCCTGGGGGCGACCGTCGCCACCACCTATAGCGACCCCTGGAGCGTGGCCCGCGCCTTCGCCTCGCTCGATCACATCAGCGGCGGGCGGGCGGCGTGGAATGCCGTGACGGGATCCAGCGCGCAGGCCGCGCCGAATTTCGGCCGCACCCATCCCAACCATGCCGAGCGCTACGCCATCGCCGCCGAGTTCGTGGATGTGGTGCGCGGCCTCTGGGACGGCTGGGAGGATGACGCGCTGGTGGCGGACCGCGCGAGCGGCCTCTATCTCGACCCCGCCAAGTTGCATCCGCTGAACCATGAGGGTGTGCATTTCTCGGTGAAGGGGCCGCTCAACATCGGCCGCGCGCCGCAGGGCAGGCCCGTCATCCTGCAGGCCGGCGGCTCCGAGGCTGGGCTCGACCTGGCCGCGCGCACGGCGGATGTGGTCTTCGCCGTGGTACAGGATTTCGAGGAGGCGCGCGGGCAATACCGGGCGCTGAAATCCCGTCTGCCTGCCTATGGCCGCCGGCCGGCGGATGTGGCCGTGCTGCCCGGCGTCATGCCCATCGTGGGCCGCACCGAGCGCGAGGCGCTGGACAAGCTCGCCCAGCTGCAAGGCTTCATCAGCCCGGGCAATGCGCTGCAATTGCTTCAGGACCGGCTGGGGATCGATCTCTCCGGGCAGGACATGGACGCGCCGCTGGGCGACCTGCCGCTGCATGATGGCGGGCATGGCTTCGCGCGCACACTGCTGAACAAGGCGCGGCGCGACAACCTCACCTTGCGGGACGTCTACAACCTGCTGGGGGCGGCGCGCGGCCATTGGGTCCTCTGCGGCGCTGCGGAGAAGGTGGCCGACACGTTGCAGCAATGGTTCGAGGGCGGCGCGGCCGATGGCTTCAACGTCATGCCCTCCCATTTCCCTGGCGGCATGGACGATTTCGTCAATCTGGTGGTGCCCATCCTCCAAGAGCGCGGCCTGTTCCGCACGCACTATGAGGGGCGCACACTGCGCGACCTGCTGGGCCTGGACCGGCCAGAGCGCCTGGGCGGCAGGAAGCCGGCCTGA
- a CDS encoding ABC transporter permease translates to MAALRLLGGVILVGLVWEGAVVGFGIRPHLLPRLSEILAAIAFTPGAYWAGLQRTAAETLIGFAAGTAVGIMNGLVFFRAPLLRDMLLPVFIVSQTIPVIAFGALVVMWFGNTLFAKAVIAFYLTFFPVTVNTLLGLNSVDPRQVALLRSFGASPRQILFRLQLPMALPQIFVALRLGASLSLVGAIVGEWFGDNTGIGVLLLQAMYNESVVALWAAILCAALLGTGFYALVAWAERHIVFWGAEQ, encoded by the coding sequence ATGGCCGCCCTCCGCCTGCTGGGTGGGGTGATCCTGGTGGGGCTGGTCTGGGAAGGGGCGGTGGTGGGCTTCGGTATCCGCCCGCATCTCCTGCCGCGCCTGTCGGAGATTCTCGCGGCCATCGCCTTCACCCCGGGTGCTTATTGGGCCGGGCTGCAACGCACCGCCGCCGAGACGCTGATCGGCTTCGCCGCCGGCACGGCGGTGGGCATCATGAACGGGCTGGTCTTCTTCCGTGCGCCCTTGCTGCGGGACATGCTGCTGCCGGTCTTCATCGTGTCGCAGACGATCCCGGTCATCGCGTTCGGCGCGCTGGTGGTGATGTGGTTCGGCAACACGCTCTTCGCGAAGGCCGTCATCGCCTTCTACCTCACTTTCTTCCCCGTGACAGTGAACACGCTGCTCGGCCTGAACAGCGTGGACCCGCGCCAGGTGGCCCTGCTGCGCAGCTTTGGCGCCAGTCCCCGGCAGATCCTGTTCCGCCTGCAATTGCCCATGGCGCTGCCGCAGATCTTCGTGGCGCTGCGGCTTGGTGCCTCGCTCAGCCTGGTCGGGGCCATCGTGGGCGAGTGGTTCGGCGACAACACCGGCATTGGCGTCCTGCTGCTGCAAGCCATGTACAATGAGAGCGTGGTGGCGCTCTGGGCCGCCATCCTTTGCGCCGCGCTGCTGGGCACCGGCTTCTACGCGCTGGTGGCCTGGGCCGAGCGGCACATCGTCTTCTGGGGGGCGGAGCAGTGA
- a CDS encoding ABC transporter ATP-binding protein → MLELRGLSKRFGAVQALDGFGLDVQPGEFVTVVGPSGCGKSTLFNIVAGLDEPDDGGILRFKGRGCHAKELLGQVSFMPQRDLLLPWRNVVDNAILANEIEGANRREARAKALSMLPEFGLAGFEKQYPHQLSGGMRQRVALMRTFLFERELMLLDEPFGALDALTRSMMQRWLLDVWQRHRRTILFITHDVDEAIFLGDRVVVMTARPGAVKLMREVNLPRPRAAELLTSPEFTAIKREVLDAIEEEAMKSFISSTAAAP, encoded by the coding sequence TTGCTCGAATTGCGTGGCCTTTCGAAGCGCTTTGGCGCCGTCCAGGCGCTGGACGGGTTCGGGCTGGATGTGCAGCCGGGCGAGTTCGTCACTGTCGTCGGACCCTCGGGCTGCGGCAAGAGCACCCTTTTCAACATCGTGGCCGGGCTGGATGAGCCGGATGATGGCGGCATCCTGCGCTTCAAGGGCCGCGGCTGCCATGCGAAGGAATTGCTGGGCCAGGTCTCCTTCATGCCGCAGCGCGACCTGCTGCTGCCCTGGCGCAACGTGGTGGACAACGCGATCCTGGCCAACGAGATCGAGGGCGCCAACCGGCGCGAGGCGCGGGCCAAGGCGCTCTCCATGCTGCCGGAATTCGGCCTGGCGGGCTTCGAGAAGCAGTATCCACACCAGCTCTCGGGCGGCATGCGCCAGCGGGTGGCGCTGATGCGGACCTTCCTGTTCGAGCGCGAATTGATGCTGCTGGACGAGCCCTTCGGCGCGCTGGACGCGCTGACCCGCAGCATGATGCAGCGCTGGCTCCTGGATGTGTGGCAGCGCCACCGCCGCACCATCCTCTTCATCACGCATGACGTGGATGAGGCGATCTTCCTGGGTGACCGCGTGGTGGTGATGACCGCGCGCCCGGGGGCCGTGAAGCTGATGCGCGAGGTGAACCTGCCCCGTCCGCGCGCTGCGGAATTGCTGACCTCGCCCGAATTCACCGCCATCAAGCGCGAGGTGCTGGACGCGATCGAGGAGGAAGCGATGAAATCCTTCATCTCCAGCACGGCGGCCGCGCCATGA
- a CDS encoding class II aldolase/adducin family protein produces MTDAEREARISLAACYRMVARLGLDDVIYNHISLRVPGEEDAFLLNPYGFLFNEITASSLVKIDTEGRKLAPSPHEANVAAFVIHAAIHKARHDAACVLHAHSDAAVAVSAQKGGLRPLSQFAMWFYERQAFHDYEGVAIDLDEQRRLVRDFGSHPIMLMRNHGTLTVGRTPGAAFMLLYYFERAARIQLMMQASNQPIIEPAPEVCARAANQFWQQQGDILGPGEREWPAFLRQLDREEPSYRD; encoded by the coding sequence ATGACGGACGCCGAGCGCGAGGCGCGCATCTCGCTCGCCGCCTGCTATCGCATGGTGGCGCGGCTCGGGCTCGATGACGTGATCTACAACCACATCTCGCTGCGCGTGCCTGGGGAGGAGGATGCCTTCCTGCTCAACCCCTACGGCTTCCTGTTCAACGAGATCACCGCCTCCTCGCTGGTGAAGATCGACACCGAGGGCCGCAAGCTGGCGCCGAGCCCGCATGAGGCCAATGTCGCGGCCTTCGTGATCCATGCCGCCATCCACAAGGCGCGGCATGACGCGGCCTGTGTGCTGCACGCGCATTCGGATGCGGCAGTGGCCGTCTCGGCCCAGAAGGGCGGGCTGCGGCCGCTCAGCCAATTCGCCATGTGGTTCTACGAGCGCCAGGCCTTCCATGATTATGAGGGCGTGGCGATCGACCTGGATGAGCAGCGGCGCCTGGTGCGGGATTTCGGCTCGCACCCCATCATGCTCATGCGCAACCATGGCACTCTCACCGTCGGCCGCACGCCCGGCGCCGCCTTCATGCTGCTCTATTACTTCGAGCGCGCGGCGCGCATCCAGCTCATGATGCAGGCCTCCAACCAGCCCATCATCGAACCCGCGCCCGAGGTCTGCGCCCGCGCCGCCAACCAGTTCTGGCAGCAGCAGGGTGACATCCTGGGCCCTGGCGAGCGCGAATGGCCCGCCTTCCTGCGGCAGCTGGACCGCGAGGAGCCTTCCTATCGTGACTGA
- a CDS encoding alpha/beta fold hydrolase — protein sequence MPRITTPDGISLHYEEAGQGTPILFIHEFGGNHESWEPQMRYFARRHRCITYAARGYPPSDVPTDVGRYSQAIAVADAVAVLDGLDIAKAHIVGLSMGGFATVHFGLRAPGRALSLTVAGAGYGCEKEHEEYFRNVSLEVARRFETDGARAFAPTYGAGASRVQFQNKDPRGWQEFAERLATHSDMGAALTMRGVQARRPSFWDLEAELKAMTLPTLVIVGDEDDHCLQPGIFLKKTIPACGLCVFPKTGHTLNLEEPDWFNMHLAEFIAQVEAGRWEVRDPRALPGQIMRTD from the coding sequence ATGCCCCGCATCACCACGCCGGACGGCATCTCGCTGCATTATGAGGAAGCGGGCCAAGGCACGCCCATCCTCTTCATCCATGAATTCGGTGGCAACCATGAGAGCTGGGAGCCGCAGATGCGATACTTCGCCCGGCGCCACCGCTGCATCACCTATGCCGCGCGTGGCTATCCGCCCTCCGACGTGCCGACTGATGTGGGGCGCTACTCCCAGGCTATCGCGGTGGCGGATGCGGTGGCGGTGCTGGACGGCCTCGACATTGCCAAGGCGCATATTGTCGGCCTCTCGATGGGCGGCTTCGCGACCGTGCATTTCGGCCTGCGCGCTCCCGGGCGCGCGCTCTCGCTCACGGTCGCGGGCGCCGGCTATGGCTGCGAGAAGGAGCATGAAGAGTATTTCCGCAACGTCTCGCTCGAAGTCGCACGGCGCTTCGAGACGGATGGCGCGCGCGCCTTCGCGCCCACCTATGGCGCGGGCGCGAGCCGCGTGCAGTTCCAGAACAAGGACCCGCGCGGCTGGCAGGAATTCGCCGAACGCCTCGCCACTCATTCCGATATGGGCGCGGCTCTCACCATGCGCGGCGTGCAGGCCCGCCGCCCCTCCTTCTGGGACCTCGAGGCCGAGCTGAAGGCGATGACGCTGCCCACCCTCGTCATCGTCGGCGATGAGGATGACCATTGCCTGCAACCCGGCATCTTCCTGAAGAAGACCATCCCGGCCTGCGGCCTCTGCGTCTTCCCCAAGACCGGCCACACGCTGAACCTGGAGGAGCCGGACTGGTTCAACATGCACCTGGCCGAGTTCATCGCGCAGGTGGAAGCCGGACGCTGGGAGGTGCGCGACCCGCGGGCCCTGCCCGGCCAGATCATGCGGACCGACTGA
- a CDS encoding ABC transporter substrate-binding protein, with protein sequence MNRRHLLAVSLATPFIRPAGAQTLVRASLRLKWLTQAQFAGFYMALQKGYYREAGIDLTINPGGPNLLTENLVASGADTFGLSGGTDSVFAARERSLPIVCAGVMHQQTPFVFVARADGPIRTLADFRGKTITTWFTGANFVLLGMLAQAGLNRGDFTMQPQQVSVQPFVDRQVDVVTATRYNEFFTLMSRVGRENLRSFVPDEHGITFPRDTVIVSEQTARDRPQLVQGFLRATIRGWRDALADNKAGVDSVMSVAPTLNRPHQEFMLVEAGKLMVAGGAARNGLFWIDRPVIQAAHDFFLRNEVIKTPLDLSAAFNSSFLEALPAADRMA encoded by the coding sequence ATGAACAGGCGCCACCTTCTGGCCGTGAGCCTCGCAACCCCCTTTATCCGTCCCGCTGGCGCGCAGACGCTGGTGCGCGCCTCGCTCCGCCTGAAGTGGCTGACGCAGGCGCAATTCGCAGGGTTCTACATGGCTCTGCAGAAGGGCTACTACCGCGAGGCCGGCATCGACCTCACCATCAATCCAGGCGGGCCGAACCTGCTGACGGAAAACCTCGTCGCCTCGGGTGCCGATACCTTCGGACTCTCGGGTGGCACCGACAGCGTCTTCGCGGCGCGTGAGCGCAGCCTTCCCATCGTCTGCGCCGGCGTGATGCACCAGCAGACCCCCTTCGTCTTCGTGGCGCGTGCGGATGGCCCCATCCGCACGCTCGCGGATTTCCGCGGCAAGACCATCACCACCTGGTTCACCGGCGCGAACTTCGTGCTGCTCGGCATGCTGGCCCAGGCCGGGCTGAACCGCGGCGACTTCACCATGCAGCCGCAGCAGGTGAGCGTGCAGCCCTTCGTGGACCGCCAGGTGGATGTGGTCACCGCCACCCGCTACAACGAGTTCTTCACGCTGATGAGCCGCGTCGGCCGGGAGAATTTGCGCAGCTTCGTGCCCGATGAGCACGGCATCACCTTCCCGCGCGACACCGTCATCGTCAGCGAGCAGACGGCGCGCGACCGGCCGCAACTGGTCCAGGGCTTCCTGCGCGCCACCATCCGCGGGTGGCGCGATGCGCTCGCGGACAACAAGGCCGGCGTGGATTCCGTGATGTCCGTGGCCCCCACGCTGAACCGTCCGCACCAGGAATTCATGCTGGTGGAGGCCGGCAAGCTGATGGTGGCGGGCGGCGCCGCGCGCAACGGGTTGTTCTGGATCGACCGCCCGGTGATCCAGGCCGCGCATGACTTCTTCCTGCGCAACGAGGTGATCAAGACGCCGCTTGACCTCTCGGCCGCCTTCAATTCCAGCTTCCTGGAGGCCTTGCCGGCGGCGGACCGCATGGCATGA